Proteins encoded together in one uncultured Desulfosarcina sp. window:
- a CDS encoding response regulator — translation MPTITIYFMPKPKPTHNNPTVLIAEDDHLITKAYVASLKRSGFKTIHASDGLEALWESKRKNPDIILLDIKMPFINGFKVLKELKANPKTKDIPVLLLSNSLRDEYLVSAQSLGAKEFLIKLDLSIDTLVQKIMTYTKEHTAPA, via the coding sequence TTGCCTACTATTACTATTTACTTTATGCCCAAACCAAAACCAACACATAATAATCCAACCGTCTTAATCGCCGAAGACGATCACCTAATAACCAAAGCATACGTAGCAAGCCTGAAACGAAGCGGTTTTAAAACCATCCACGCTTCAGACGGCCTTGAAGCTTTATGGGAATCAAAAAGAAAAAACCCCGACATCATCCTTTTGGATATCAAAATGCCTTTTATAAACGGTTTTAAAGTATTAAAAGAGTTAAAAGCTAACCCTAAAACAAAAGATATCCCGGTCCTTCTTCTCTCAAATTCCCTGCGCGACGAATACTTGGTATCCGCGCAATCCTTAGGCGCTAAAGAATTTTTAATCAAATTAGATTTATCAATTGATACGCTTGTTCAAAAAATTATGACCTACACAAAAGAACATACAGCCCCTGCCTAA
- a CDS encoding type II toxin-antitoxin system antitoxin SocA domain-containing protein, with the protein MKITKSEQLLSYILKLYKHCSILYFSRLIYLVDYLSYEKLNKKVSGYDYRLYSFGPFSPELIDSLENLVTKNIFKTNLNYTRTGLEHITYRFNDKYLEDDLKFKIEYMPDISITEFYTARDILCLFFYYTEKDVCRMVYNTKPVKWLCSKKPYPNNLGEKIKFNVYENDNKPPTYEAINYNNSASCGTPGKRSTSL; encoded by the coding sequence ATGAAAATAACGAAAAGCGAACAACTACTTTCTTACATTTTGAAACTCTATAAGCATTGTTCAATTCTTTATTTTTCAAGGCTAATTTATCTCGTAGATTATCTCTCTTACGAAAAGCTAAATAAAAAAGTTTCCGGCTACGATTATAGACTATACAGCTTTGGCCCCTTTTCTCCCGAATTAATCGATAGCTTGGAAAATCTTGTAACAAAAAACATCTTCAAAACAAATTTGAACTACACAAGAACAGGACTTGAACATATTACTTATCGCTTTAATGATAAATACCTCGAAGACGATTTAAAGTTTAAGATAGAATATATGCCTGACATTTCAATCACCGAATTCTATACAGCGCGGGACATCCTCTGCTTATTTTTCTATTACACAGAAAAAGACGTATGCCGGATGGTCTATAACACAAAACCGGTCAAATGGTTATGCTCTAAAAAACCCTACCCCAATAACCTTGGTGAGAAAATTAAATTTAACGTCTATGAAAATGATAATAAACCCCCAACCTATGAAGCTATTAATTATAACAATTCTGCTTCTTGTGGCACTCCCGGTAAGCGCTCAACCAGCCTTTGA
- a CDS encoding PAS domain-containing sensor histidine kinase, with product MEKTTLEKIGISPFKLATDNSKNNVAITDHKGTIIYANNFLLKNTGYKEEELIGRNIVELGLWGGFMAKSFRTTIWQTIKEGQTFTGEVANRRKNGARYIEKLSIYPIESRTESPLYVSLSRDITKEREIDRIKTDFIALASHQLRTPLSNMSLAIDLIKMSESKENRLTEKTKKRLNEIYEDIHDMGALIGVLLDVSKIQLGTFIVESRPMSIANAMDRIIDKFEHRLKAKRIRLIKKYNEVPQIQSDKNIVGMVLQNIISNAIKYTPKNGIIAILIRKENQKIKIKVKDTGYGIPKDAQDKIFSKFFRANNITKIDAQGVGMGLYLAKILLEGIKGHITFDSEENAGTTFHITLPLKLNSSDNFIQTST from the coding sequence ATGGAAAAGACAACCTTAGAAAAAATCGGAATTTCCCCCTTTAAGCTTGCTACCGACAATTCCAAAAATAACGTGGCCATCACCGACCACAAAGGAACTATCATATACGCAAATAATTTTCTTCTAAAAAATACCGGCTACAAAGAGGAAGAGCTGATTGGTAGGAATATTGTTGAACTTGGCCTTTGGGGAGGTTTTATGGCTAAAAGCTTCAGAACCACTATTTGGCAAACAATAAAGGAAGGCCAAACCTTTACAGGTGAGGTTGCAAATAGGCGAAAAAACGGGGCTCGCTATATCGAGAAATTATCGATCTATCCGATTGAGAGCCGGACAGAAAGCCCTCTCTATGTGAGCCTTTCGCGCGATATTACGAAAGAACGCGAAATAGACCGCATCAAGACAGATTTTATCGCCCTGGCCTCACACCAGCTAAGGACCCCTCTTTCGAATATGAGTCTGGCGATAGACTTAATTAAAATGAGTGAATCCAAGGAAAACAGATTAACTGAGAAAACAAAAAAGCGCCTTAATGAAATATACGAGGATATACATGATATGGGGGCATTGATCGGAGTCCTTCTTGATGTCTCCAAAATTCAGTTAGGAACCTTCATCGTTGAATCAAGGCCTATGAGCATAGCGAACGCCATGGACCGCATAATTGATAAATTTGAGCATCGCCTAAAGGCCAAAAGAATAAGACTCATAAAAAAATACAATGAAGTGCCCCAAATACAGAGTGACAAAAATATCGTAGGGATGGTCCTACAAAACATAATATCAAACGCCATCAAATATACTCCGAAGAATGGAATAATCGCCATTCTTATCAGGAAAGAAAATCAAAAAATAAAAATTAAAGTAAAAGATACCGGATACGGAATCCCTAAAGATGCTCAGGATAAGATTTTCTCCAAGTTTTTCAGAGCTAACAACATCACGAAAATTGACGCGCAAGGTGTTGGTATGGGGCTGTATTTAGCTAAAATTCTCCTTGAAGGTATAAAGGGGCATATCACTTTTGATTCAGAAGAGAATGCCGGAACCACTTTCCATATTACGCTTCCGCTAAAATTAAATAGTAGTGATAATTTTATCCAAACTTCGACTTAG
- a CDS encoding response regulator transcription factor yields the protein MTILVVEDERRMNSYIKEGLENEHFTVESVYDGKSAIEKIEINDYDVIILDILLPQKNGLEVCKEIRESGIETPVIMLTAKDTVEDRVLGLDVGADDYLIKPFALHELIARVRALLRREKQVQPTKLKVGDIVLDPASHEVIRGEKEVLLSSREYRLLDYMMRRPGRVCTKTMLGEHVWGYNFIHKNNSNVIEVFMSRLRKKVDGGFQSKLIITVPGVGYKLKEPKK from the coding sequence ATGACCATTTTAGTAGTTGAAGATGAAAGGAGAATGAACTCATATATCAAAGAGGGATTAGAAAACGAGCATTTTACTGTTGAGTCAGTTTACGACGGTAAAAGCGCTATCGAGAAAATCGAGATCAATGATTATGATGTCATTATCCTTGACATCCTCCTTCCTCAAAAAAACGGTTTGGAAGTCTGTAAAGAAATCAGGGAATCAGGAATCGAAACCCCGGTAATAATGCTTACCGCCAAGGACACTGTTGAAGACCGCGTTTTAGGTCTTGACGTAGGGGCTGATGATTACCTGATAAAACCATTTGCCCTCCACGAGCTTATAGCTAGAGTCAGGGCGCTCCTGCGAAGGGAAAAACAAGTGCAACCGACCAAGCTAAAAGTAGGAGATATAGTCTTGGACCCGGCATCACACGAGGTAATCAGAGGAGAAAAGGAAGTCCTTTTATCAAGCCGTGAATACCGCCTCCTTGACTATATGATGCGCCGTCCCGGAAGGGTTTGCACCAAGACAATGCTTGGCGAGCATGTTTGGGGTTACAATTTTATCCATAAAAACAATTCCAATGTCATTGAGGTTTTTATGAGCCGGTTAAGAAAAAAGGTCGATGGAGGTTTCCAGTCAAAACTAATCATAACCGTACCGGGAGTCGGTTATAAACTAAAAGAACCAAAGAAATAA
- a CDS encoding CHC2 zinc finger domain-containing protein, whose translation MGEGKWIDFRDIKDQVTMEMVLRHYGVFENLRKSGKNMVGACPIHKGTNKRQFSVNLERNIYNCFGNCQSGGNVLDFVSKMEGLSLFKAAKMLTDIFGSTKLTEGTKEPKKIRIKRQNHEKRKPPSTEEGVNKPLNFILKSLKFNHSFFHERKINPDTIEHFGLGYCTKGIFKGRIAIPIHNENGELVAYCGRAVDEDQIEKGGKYKLPSNFTKSATVYNLSRIEKEETLIVVESFFSVFRFWQAGIKNVVSIMGSSLSDSQLELICSYLGLKGRLILAFDCDESGEKCTKDALLKFSPKLFVKVLEFSHCASKPHQLTTHQIKELQLN comes from the coding sequence ATGGGAGAAGGCAAATGGATTGATTTCCGCGACATTAAAGATCAAGTGACCATGGAGATGGTACTCAGGCACTACGGTGTTTTTGAAAACTTGCGGAAATCAGGAAAAAATATGGTGGGTGCCTGCCCGATACATAAGGGCACAAACAAACGGCAATTTTCGGTTAATTTGGAAAGGAATATCTATAATTGCTTTGGCAATTGCCAGTCAGGCGGGAATGTTCTTGATTTTGTCTCTAAAATGGAAGGCCTTAGCCTTTTTAAGGCCGCTAAAATGCTCACTGATATTTTCGGTTCTACTAAGCTGACGGAAGGAACCAAAGAGCCTAAAAAGATTCGTATCAAACGCCAGAATCACGAAAAACGGAAACCCCCATCAACTGAGGAAGGCGTGAACAAGCCCTTAAATTTTATACTGAAATCTCTTAAATTTAACCATTCGTTTTTTCACGAAAGAAAAATCAACCCGGACACGATTGAACATTTCGGTCTTGGGTACTGTACAAAAGGAATATTTAAAGGAAGAATCGCTATTCCGATTCACAATGAAAATGGCGAACTTGTTGCCTATTGCGGAAGGGCGGTTGACGAGGACCAAATTGAAAAAGGAGGAAAATACAAACTTCCCTCAAATTTCACAAAATCTGCTACAGTCTATAACTTAAGCCGGATTGAAAAAGAGGAAACCTTAATTGTCGTTGAAAGCTTTTTTTCTGTTTTCCGGTTCTGGCAAGCCGGGATAAAAAATGTAGTCAGTATCATGGGATCAAGCTTGAGTGACTCGCAACTTGAACTCATATGCTCTTATTTAGGGTTAAAGGGACGGTTGATATTAGCATTTGACTGTGACGAGTCAGGAGAAAAATGCACGAAAGATGCACTCCTTAAATTCAGCCCTAAACTCTTTGTCAAAGTTTTAGAATTTAGCCACTGCGCTTCAAAACCCCACCAACTTACGACCCACCAAATCAAAGAACTTCAACTGAATTAG
- a CDS encoding replication-relaxation family protein, with product MGKSKQQKRPRFRRQPDRTLRLQSRDHEIIRQVYKHRFLNSEQIAALATGSYQGVLRRLNLLFHNSYLDRPTEQIKPFNQAASPMVYGLGNKGADFLASKYGLDRAKIDWTQKNKGVRHAYLDHALLVSKFMVSLELAVKQVKNLKLIEQGTIVSNMKKKGEYNPLSWCVPCRISLGNKIMDRLVYVMPDRVFGLYFCDEPKSRNRSYFFLEADRATMPVKRNSVYSSSFQKKMIGYYESWKNSLFRDVFGFPSARVLTITKSHDRINNMINAGKDIDPRGKGLRLFLFLREKEINMRKPETLLNRIWRTGRGQSLVSLLD from the coding sequence ATGGGTAAGTCTAAACAACAAAAACGGCCCCGCTTCAGAAGGCAACCAGACAGGACCTTGCGGCTTCAGTCACGGGACCATGAAATAATACGTCAGGTATACAAACACCGGTTTCTCAACTCAGAACAGATAGCGGCCCTGGCAACTGGCAGCTACCAAGGCGTTTTGAGACGGCTTAACTTGTTGTTTCATAATTCGTATCTGGATAGGCCCACTGAGCAAATAAAGCCCTTCAACCAAGCTGCCAGCCCCATGGTTTACGGTTTGGGAAACAAGGGAGCCGATTTTTTGGCCAGTAAATACGGATTGGACCGGGCTAAAATTGACTGGACTCAAAAGAATAAGGGGGTGCGGCACGCTTATCTCGATCATGCTCTACTTGTTTCAAAATTCATGGTTTCGCTTGAGCTTGCCGTAAAACAGGTGAAAAATCTAAAGCTGATTGAGCAGGGCACCATAGTTTCAAACATGAAGAAAAAAGGGGAATACAATCCACTCTCCTGGTGTGTGCCCTGCCGGATAAGCTTAGGGAATAAGATCATGGACCGGCTTGTTTATGTAATGCCGGATAGGGTCTTTGGCCTGTATTTTTGTGATGAACCTAAGAGCCGGAACAGATCATATTTTTTCCTCGAAGCAGACCGGGCCACCATGCCTGTAAAGAGAAACAGCGTCTACAGTTCATCCTTCCAGAAAAAAATGATCGGCTATTACGAAAGCTGGAAGAATTCCTTATTTAGGGATGTTTTCGGCTTCCCGTCTGCAAGGGTTTTAACCATCACCAAAAGCCATGATCGGATAAATAATATGATAAACGCCGGTAAAGACATTGATCCAAGAGGGAAGGGCTTGAGGTTGTTCCTCTTTTTACGGGAGAAAGAGATAAATATGAGGAAACCTGAAACTCTTTTGAATAGAATCTGGCGGACCGGTCGCGGGCAATCCCTTGTAAGCCTGTTGGATTAA
- the rpsF gene encoding 30S ribosomal protein S6 — MKRYETIVIIDPDLSKEAEAPIFERVNDLIPQYEGFLIETDDWGTKKLAYEIKKKSRGHYVRFDFCGDGALIQEMERFFRIDDKVMKFMTVLLDKEADLDAIKAELAEKEAAAQQSAAESAEQSEQPAEAQAPAEDAAPAEDAPAVSDEPVEEKEEE, encoded by the coding sequence ATGAAGCGGTACGAAACGATCGTGATTATCGATCCCGACCTGTCGAAAGAGGCCGAAGCGCCGATTTTCGAGCGGGTCAACGATCTGATCCCACAGTACGAGGGGTTCTTGATCGAAACGGATGACTGGGGTACCAAGAAGCTGGCCTATGAAATCAAAAAGAAAAGCCGGGGACATTACGTCAGGTTCGACTTTTGCGGCGACGGGGCCTTGATCCAGGAAATGGAGCGATTCTTCAGAATCGACGACAAGGTCATGAAATTCATGACGGTTCTGCTGGACAAAGAAGCGGACCTGGATGCCATCAAAGCGGAACTGGCGGAAAAAGAGGCCGCCGCGCAGCAGTCTGCCGCCGAATCGGCCGAGCAGTCCGAACAGCCCGCGGAAGCACAAGCGCCCGCTGAGGATGCAGCACCTGCAGAGGACGCGCCCGCCGTGAGTGATGAACCCGTTGAAGAAAAAGAAGAGGAGTAA
- the rpsR gene encoding 30S ribosomal protein S18 — protein sequence MAISKPRPRRKKRRIFHRRKVCRFCADQSLVIDYKDPKTLKYFITERGKIIPRRISGACAKHQRALTHAIKRARTIALLPYVGTFDL from the coding sequence ATGGCCATCTCCAAGCCCCGACCCAGAAGAAAGAAAAGAAGAATTTTTCACAGGCGCAAGGTCTGCCGTTTTTGTGCCGACCAGAGCCTCGTCATCGACTACAAAGACCCCAAGACGCTGAAATATTTCATCACTGAACGCGGCAAAATCATACCGCGAAGAATTTCGGGCGCCTGTGCCAAACATCAGCGTGCCCTGACTCATGCGATCAAGCGGGCACGCACCATCGCCCTGTTGCCCTACGTGGGGACATTCGATCTGTAG
- a CDS encoding YybS family protein, producing the protein MTPWPIHSGLSKDIATGVTATLAIFSLAVLMPVVGFLFSLFIPLPVLFYRAKLGRRHGMIVPLVSIAVMSLVFGGLTMDIFFFFGLMLLGFVMSEMFEKEVSVEVTILSVCGIVLGAGFISIVIFGVFNQKGLYTLISAYVAANLQLSLELYKGIGIPQETIDAITASLDRIQYVLIRILPSLAAASTLFVAWTNLIAARPIMTRRGLYYPDFGRLNHWRAPDFLVWGLIGCGLMTLVPNMDIRLIGINGLLVLLTVYFIQGIAIVSFYFEKKKLPRTIRIVLYAMIAFQQLFLLVVVCIGLFDMWINFRKIDTHKHESDPPA; encoded by the coding sequence ATGACGCCGTGGCCCATTCATAGCGGATTATCGAAAGATATTGCTACTGGCGTCACGGCGACCCTGGCCATTTTCAGCCTTGCGGTCCTTATGCCGGTTGTCGGATTCCTCTTTTCCCTGTTCATTCCGTTGCCCGTCCTGTTCTACCGGGCAAAACTGGGCCGACGCCATGGCATGATCGTTCCGCTGGTTTCCATTGCGGTAATGAGCCTGGTTTTCGGCGGCCTGACCATGGACATCTTCTTTTTTTTCGGGTTGATGCTCCTGGGATTTGTCATGAGCGAGATGTTTGAAAAAGAGGTCTCCGTCGAGGTGACGATTCTGTCCGTATGCGGCATCGTTCTGGGAGCCGGCTTCATCAGCATCGTGATCTTCGGCGTGTTCAATCAGAAGGGATTGTACACGCTGATTTCCGCTTACGTGGCCGCCAACCTGCAATTGTCCCTGGAATTATACAAAGGGATCGGCATCCCCCAGGAAACCATCGACGCCATCACTGCGTCTTTGGACCGGATTCAATATGTGCTGATACGCATATTGCCGTCACTGGCAGCGGCATCCACCCTTTTCGTGGCCTGGACCAACCTGATTGCCGCCAGGCCGATCATGACCCGGCGAGGGCTGTATTACCCGGATTTCGGCCGGCTCAATCATTGGCGTGCTCCCGACTTTCTGGTATGGGGCCTCATCGGCTGCGGGTTGATGACCCTCGTTCCGAATATGGACATCCGGCTGATCGGGATCAACGGACTGCTGGTGCTCTTGACGGTCTATTTCATTCAGGGCATTGCCATTGTCTCGTTCTACTTTGAAAAAAAGAAGCTGCCGCGGACGATTCGAATCGTTCTGTATGCCATGATCGCTTTCCAACAGCTTTTTTTACTGGTTGTCGTCTGTATCGGTCTTTTTGACATGTGGATCAATTTTAGAAAGATTGACACCCATAAGCATGAATCGGACCCGCCGGCGTAA
- the rplI gene encoding 50S ribosomal protein L9 — translation MKVILKETISSLGIIGSEVNVANGYARNYLLPQGKAVPATPQQRKILEQEKAKFELQIAKEKEFAKEMAARLEAVTVTIASKVHEADKLYGSVTVRDIIDALQKEDVEIEKRMVLLNEPIKTIGSFKVPVRVYQGVEPEITVEVVPEEV, via the coding sequence ATGAAAGTCATTTTAAAAGAAACCATCAGTTCTTTGGGCATCATCGGCAGTGAAGTCAACGTGGCGAACGGGTATGCACGCAATTACCTGCTTCCCCAGGGAAAAGCGGTTCCGGCCACCCCCCAGCAGCGTAAAATCCTGGAACAGGAAAAGGCCAAGTTCGAACTGCAGATCGCCAAGGAAAAAGAGTTTGCCAAAGAGATGGCCGCCCGCCTGGAAGCCGTTACGGTAACCATCGCTTCCAAGGTCCATGAAGCGGACAAGCTTTACGGCTCCGTGACCGTTCGGGACATCATCGACGCCTTGCAGAAAGAGGATGTCGAGATTGAAAAACGGATGGTGCTGCTCAACGAGCCCATTAAGACCATCGGCAGCTTCAAGGTTCCCGTCCGCGTATACCAGGGTGTCGAGCCCGAAATTACCGTCGAAGTGGTTCCCGAAGAAGTCTGA
- the dnaB gene encoding replicative DNA helicase, whose amino-acid sequence MPDPQHPPLQDLALNKLPPQSIEAEESILSAILIDNSTLIDILEILSADDFYKTAHKIIFSAIETLYAKSEPVDLVTLSNRLKEKNELEKIGGAAYLARLVDAVPMAVNAHHYARIIHDKAILRLLIERSNTITQRCFEDRGEVDNVLEFAQSAVFELSEGKTKQAFFPISKIIEANIDALEERQGNRALVTGVTTGFSKLDALTSGFQNSDLIILAARPAMGKTAFALNMARNAAIEGNVPVAIFSLEMSKEQLSMRMLCAEARVDSSRIRSGFLNNEDWNRITDAAGRLTEAPIFIDDSPDISTTSIRTKSMRMKMDRGLGLIIVDYLQLMRGNANIERRDLEISDISRSLKILAKELNIPVVALSQLNRKLEERSDKRPQLSDLRESGALEQDADLVAFIYRDEVYNRDENNPNRGTAEIILAKQRNGPTGMAPLAFLKSYTRFENLATE is encoded by the coding sequence ATGCCCGACCCTCAGCATCCCCCACTGCAGGATCTTGCACTCAACAAGCTTCCCCCCCAAAGCATCGAGGCGGAGGAATCGATTCTCAGCGCCATCCTGATCGACAACAGCACCCTGATCGACATCCTCGAAATTCTATCCGCGGACGATTTTTACAAAACCGCCCACAAAATCATCTTTTCCGCCATCGAGACCCTGTACGCCAAAAGCGAACCGGTCGATCTGGTCACCTTGAGCAACCGGCTCAAGGAAAAAAACGAGTTGGAAAAAATCGGCGGGGCCGCGTACCTGGCCAGGCTGGTGGATGCGGTGCCCATGGCGGTCAATGCGCATCATTACGCCCGGATCATCCACGACAAAGCGATCCTGCGACTTCTCATTGAACGGTCCAACACCATTACCCAACGCTGTTTCGAAGACCGCGGCGAAGTGGACAACGTTCTCGAATTCGCCCAGAGCGCCGTTTTCGAACTCTCTGAGGGAAAAACCAAACAGGCCTTTTTCCCCATCAGCAAAATCATCGAAGCCAACATCGATGCGCTGGAGGAGCGGCAGGGCAATCGCGCCCTGGTCACCGGCGTCACGACCGGATTTTCCAAACTGGACGCGTTGACCTCCGGGTTTCAGAACTCCGATTTAATCATCCTGGCGGCCCGTCCGGCCATGGGCAAAACCGCCTTTGCGCTCAACATGGCCCGCAATGCCGCGATTGAAGGCAATGTACCGGTGGCCATCTTCTCCCTTGAAATGTCCAAAGAACAGCTCTCCATGCGTATGCTGTGCGCCGAAGCCCGGGTGGACTCGTCGCGAATCCGCAGCGGATTTTTGAACAATGAAGACTGGAACCGGATTACCGACGCCGCCGGCCGTCTCACCGAGGCCCCCATCTTCATCGACGATTCGCCGGACATTTCCACCACCTCCATCCGCACCAAATCCATGCGCATGAAAATGGACAGGGGCCTGGGTTTGATCATCGTCGACTACCTTCAATTGATGCGGGGCAATGCCAATATCGAACGCCGGGACCTCGAAATCTCGGACATTTCCCGTTCGCTGAAAATTCTGGCCAAGGAGTTGAACATCCCGGTTGTCGCCCTGTCCCAGCTCAACCGCAAGCTGGAAGAACGCAGCGACAAGCGTCCCCAGCTTTCCGATTTAAGGGAGTCCGGCGCCTTGGAGCAGGACGCCGATCTGGTGGCCTTCATCTACCGCGACGAGGTCTATAATCGGGATGAGAACAACCCCAATCGCGGCACGGCGGAAATCATTCTGGCCAAGCAGCGCAACGGCCCGACGGGCATGGCCCCCCTGGCATTTTTAAAATCCTATACCCGCTTTGAAAATCTGGCCACTGAATGA
- the hflX gene encoding GTPase HflX, translated as MRSVYGSRTGLKASQIKRLENLGRRKVPPKAIVSYEVCRDVCTLSLEIGRQIGLLIDRQGKVILVLLGEVDRVLIPDLREYRLAPDRLRGIRCVHTTLTATQLTKDDLTDLALLRLDLMAAITMAASGAPDKIHWAHILPGASEAAPYRIMEPVLPFEPEVDCVGLIQALEDELARKKEQAAYLPGTERSLLVSVFTGPRKTAIDSLEELKELTRTANIIVLDTILQQRKKPDPRFLIGSGKLEELSIMALHRGATLLVFDQELNPSQIRSIADRTEIKVIDRTQLILDIFAQRAKSREGKLQVELAQLKYLLPRLVTKDTAMSRLTGGIGGRGPGETRLEINRRRARDRIRHLERAVATVQKNRGQQRRQRSKKGLPIISIIGYTNAGKSTLLNQLTQSRVLAEDKLFATLDPSSRRLRFPRDIEVIVTDTVGFIRDLPKELMAAFKATLEELENADLLLHVIDISNPRHPDQIRSVEAILAELDLHRIPVIRVLNKIDRVDRQQCRELAQRLDGIAVSALDRPTLKPLTETMQATVEGFGWKETASE; from the coding sequence ATGAGATCCGTTTACGGCAGCAGGACAGGACTCAAGGCCAGTCAGATCAAACGGCTGGAAAATCTGGGGCGCCGAAAGGTCCCTCCCAAGGCCATCGTCTCCTACGAAGTCTGCCGGGACGTATGCACCCTCTCCCTGGAAATCGGCCGCCAGATCGGTCTGCTCATCGACCGCCAGGGTAAGGTCATCCTCGTGCTCTTGGGCGAGGTGGACCGCGTTCTGATCCCCGATTTAAGAGAGTATCGGCTGGCTCCTGACCGTCTGCGCGGCATCCGATGCGTTCACACCACCCTGACCGCCACACAGCTCACCAAAGACGACCTGACGGACCTGGCACTATTGAGATTGGATCTCATGGCCGCCATTACCATGGCCGCCAGCGGCGCACCGGATAAAATCCACTGGGCCCACATCCTTCCCGGGGCCAGCGAGGCCGCCCCTTACCGGATCATGGAGCCGGTTTTACCCTTCGAACCCGAAGTGGACTGTGTCGGCCTGATCCAGGCGCTGGAAGACGAACTGGCCCGCAAAAAGGAACAGGCCGCCTACCTTCCGGGAACCGAGCGCTCCCTTTTGGTCAGCGTCTTTACCGGCCCCCGGAAAACCGCCATCGACTCGCTGGAAGAACTCAAGGAACTGACCCGTACGGCCAACATCATCGTTCTGGACACCATCTTGCAGCAGCGCAAAAAGCCCGATCCCCGTTTTCTCATAGGGAGCGGGAAACTGGAAGAGCTTTCCATCATGGCCCTTCACCGGGGGGCGACCCTGCTCGTTTTCGATCAGGAACTCAATCCTTCCCAGATCCGATCCATTGCCGACCGGACGGAAATCAAGGTCATCGACCGGACCCAACTGATCTTGGATATTTTCGCCCAGCGCGCTAAAAGCCGTGAAGGCAAGCTGCAGGTGGAGCTGGCTCAGTTGAAATACCTTCTGCCCAGGCTGGTGACCAAGGACACCGCCATGTCTCGGCTCACCGGCGGCATTGGCGGCCGCGGTCCGGGTGAAACCCGCCTTGAAATCAACCGCAGGCGGGCCAGGGACCGCATCCGACATCTGGAGCGGGCAGTGGCCACCGTCCAGAAAAATCGTGGTCAGCAGAGAAGGCAGCGCAGCAAGAAAGGTCTGCCCATCATCTCTATTATTGGCTACACCAATGCGGGCAAATCGACCCTGCTCAACCAGTTGACCCAGAGCCGGGTCCTGGCGGAAGACAAACTGTTTGCCACCCTGGACCCCTCCAGTCGGCGACTGCGGTTCCCCAGGGACATCGAAGTAATCGTCACCGATACCGTTGGTTTTATCCGCGACCTGCCCAAGGAGCTGATGGCCGCCTTCAAAGCGACCCTGGAAGAACTTGAAAATGCCGACCTGCTGTTGCACGTCATCGACATCAGCAATCCGCGCCACCCGGATCAGATTCGCTCCGTTGAAGCAATTCTGGCCGAGCTGGACCTGCATCGCATCCCGGTTATCCGGGTGCTCAACAAAATCGACCGGGTCGACCGCCAACAGTGCCGGGAGTTGGCCCAACGTCTGGACGGCATTGCGGTCAGCGCCTTGGACCGCCCGACATTGAAACCGTTGACGGAAACCATGCAGGCCACGGTGGAAGGGTTTGGCTGGAAGGAAACAGCATCGGAATAA